Proteins encoded by one window of Salvia splendens isolate huo1 chromosome 5, SspV2, whole genome shotgun sequence:
- the LOC121803574 gene encoding dehydrin ERD14-like has product MADQYNHHEINKSDDPSTDRGLFDFVGKKEEEAVAGEFDEKVKVSEEDSKKHQTLGEKLQRSNSSSSSSSEEEEIGEDGEKKKKRKDKKKCDGNKPTQEGEEKKGLLDKIKEKLPGGKKAEEVATPPPTPAAAAECAATPVAEEKEKKGFLDKIKDKIPGYSKTDEEKEKEAVCN; this is encoded by the exons ATGGCGGATCAATACAACCACCACGAGATCAACAAGAGCGATGACCCGTCTACCGATCGCGGGCTGTTCGATTTCGTGGGGAAGAAAGAGGAGGAGGCGGTCGCCGGCGAATTTGATGAGAAAGTTAAGGTTTCAGAGGAAGATTCAAAGAAGCATCAAACCCTGGGAGAGAAGCTTCAGCGATCAAACAGCTCCTCCAGTAGCTCT TCTGAAGAGGAAGAGATAGGAGAAGAtggagaaaagaagaagaaaaggaaggatAAAAAGAAGTGTGATGGCAACAAACCAACTCAAGAGGGTGAAGAGAAGAAAGGGTTGCTAGATAAGATCAAGGAGAAGCTTCCCGGCGGCAAGAAGGCGGAGGAGGTGGCTACACCGCCGCCGACTCCGGCGGCAGCAGCCGAGTGCGCTGCCACTCCGGTGGCtgaggagaaggagaagaaaggGTTCTTGGATAAGATCAAGGACAAAATCCCTGGCTACTCAAAGACTGATgaagagaaggagaaggaagctgtttgcaattaa
- the LOC121803575 gene encoding uncharacterized protein LOC121803575, with product MITRSKLAEQLREYQIRSKHDWASVSFFSSTANVASSRVDVAIFVICELVILAFLVFSAVSLYFTHVTLAVVFIFFTMVLLLLMKVTKKVRLARKKKRRMLLPLSM from the exons ATGATTACCCGATCGAAATTGGCGGAACAGCTGAGAGAATATCAGATTCGTTCGAAGCATGATTGGGCTTCCGTTTCGTTTTTCTCCTCAACAGCCAATGTCGCCTCTTCGAG GGTCGACGTTGCAATCTTTGTTATATGCGAGCTTGTCATACTCGCATTCCTCGTTTTCTCAGCTGTTTCCCTGTATTTTACACACGTGACGCTCGCTGTTGTTTTTATATTCTTTACTATGGTATTGCTTTTATTGATGAAAGTTACTAAGAAAGTAAGACTTGCTCGCAAGAAGAAGCGAAGGATGCTTCTTCCTTTATCTATGTAA
- the LOC121803573 gene encoding ATP-dependent zinc metalloprotease FTSH, chloroplastic, which produces MASPLTNPLLSSNFFGNQIFISAPTPKTVPRKLVIPKSILGGNKPNKSSNLTNQAAVAAILFSSLTPHALALDVSPPPAPAPQVIEVEKPGPSSPFAQNLILNAPKPQAQPASDLPEGSQWRYSEFLNAVKKGKVERVRFSKDGSALQLTAVDGRRAGVIVPNDPDLIDILAMNGVDISVSEGDSGNGLFNFIGNLLFPVIAFAGLFFLFRRSQGGPGGPGGLGGPMDFGRSKSKFQEVPETGVTFADVAGADQAKMELQEVVDFLKNPDKYTALGAKIPKGCLLVGPPGTGKTLLARAVAGEAGVPFFSCAASEFVELFVGVGASRVRDLFEKAKSKAPCIVFIDEIDAVGRQRGAGLGGGNDEREQTINQLLTEMDGFTGNSGVIVLAATNRPDVLDSALLRPGRFDRQVTVDRPDVAGRVKILQVHSRGKALAKDVDFDKIARRTPGFTGADLQNLMNEAAILAARRDLKEISKDEISDALERIIAGPEKKNAVVSEEKKRLVAYHEAGHALVGALMPEYDPVAKISIIPRGQAGGLTFFAPSEERLESGLYSRSYLENQMAVALGGRIAEEVIFGQDNVTTGASNDFMQVSRVARQMVERFGFSKKIGQIAIGGPGGNPFLGQQMSTQKDYSMATADVVDAEVRELVDRAYVRAKQIITTHIDILHKLAQLLMEKETVDGEEFMSLFIDGKAELFVA; this is translated from the exons ATGGCGTCTCCATTAACTAACCCTCTCCTCTCCTCCAATTTCTTCGGCAACCAAATCTTCATCTCCGCCCCCACTCCCAAAACAGTCCCACGGAAACTCGTCATCCCAAAATCAATCCTCGGCGGAAACAAGCCCAACAAATCGAGTAATCTCACAAATCAAGCTGCCGTCGCAGCTATTCTCTTCTCCTCCCTCACCCCGCACGCGCTAGCGCTGGATGTCTCCCCGCCGCCTGCTCCCGCGCCGCAGGTGATTGAGGTCGAGAAGCCCGGCCCGTCATCGCCCTTCGCCCAAAATTTGATCTTGAACGCGCCGAAGCCGCAGGCCCAGCCCGCTTCCGACCTCCCCGAAGGCTCCCAGTGGCGCTACAGCGAGTTTTTGAATGCGGTGAAGAAGGGGAAGGTAGAGAGGGTTAGGTTTAGCAAAGACGGAAGCGCCCTTCAGCTCACCGCCGTCGATGGCCGGAGGGCCGGCGTTATTGTGCCCAACGATCCCGATTTGATCGACATTTTGGCGATGAACGGCGTCGATATTTCCGTTTCTGAGGGGGATTCCGGAAATGGGCTTTTCAATTTCATAGGGAATTTGTTGTTTCCAGTGATTGCATTTGCAGGGCTTTTCTTTCTGTTTAGACGGTCCCAGGGTGGGCCCGGAGGGCCCGGTGGACTTGGCGGGCCGATGGATTTCGGGCGGTCGAAGTCCAAGTTCCAGGAGGTTCCTGAAACTGGTGTGACATTTGCTGATGTTGCAGGGGCTGATCAAGCCAAAATGGAGCTGCAGGAAGTGGTTGATTTCTTGAAAAACCCGGATAAATACACTGCTTTGGGTGCGAAGATCCCGAAAGGTTGCCTTTTGGTGGGCCCGCCCGGCACGGGGAAGACCCTCCTGGCGAGGGCGGTGGCTGGGGAGGCTGGGGTGCCGTTCTTCTCGTGCGCTGCTTCGGAGTTTGTGGAGCTGTTTGTGGGTGTGGGAGCTTCGAGGGTTAGGGATCTGTTTGAGAAGGCGAAGAGCAAAGCGCCTTGCATTGTGTTCATCGATGAGATTGATGCTGTTGGGAGGCAGAGAGGGGCGGGGCTTGGTGGTGGGAATGATGAGAGAGAGCAGACCATTAATCAGCTCTTGACAGAAATGGATGGATTCACTGGTAATTCTGGTGTTATAGTGCTGGCTGCGACGAATAGGCCGGATGTTCTTGATTCGGCCTTGTTGAGGCCCGGGAGGTTTGACCGACAGGTCACTGTGGACAGACCTGATGTTGCTGGGAGAGTCAAGATTCTTCAG GTGCATTCTAGAGGAAAGGCGCTCGCGAAGGATGTGGACTTCGACAAGATCGCGAGGAGGACACCGGGTTTCACTGGAGCCGATTTGCAGAATTTAATGAACGAAGCAGCCATTCTTGCAGCACGCCGTGACCTCAAGGAGATAAGCAAGGACGAGATATCAGACGCTCTGGAGAGAATAATTGCTGGACCCGAGAAGAAGAATGCTGTCGTCTCCGAGGAAAAGAAAAGGCTGGTGGCTTATCATG AGGCTGGGCATGCTTTGGTTGGTGCACTGATGCCGGAATATGATCCGGTCGCCAAGATCTCCATCATTCCTCGTGGCCAAGCTGGCGGGCTTACCTTCTTTGCTCCGAGTGAGGAGAGACTTGAATCGGGGTTGTACAGTCGAAGCTACCTAGAAAATCAGATGGCAGTTGCTCTGGGAGGAAG AATTGCAGAAGAGGTTATCTTTGGACAAGACAACGTAACAACCGGGGCATCAAACGACTTCATGCAAGTTTCTAGGGTCGCAAGGCAAATGGTTGAGCGATTCGGGTTCAGCAAAAAGATCGGACAAATAGCCATTGGCGGACCCGGTGGAAACCCCTTCCTCGGACAGCAG ATGTCGACCCAGAAAGACTACTCGATGGCGACTGCAGATGTGGTGGATGCGGAAGTGAGGGAGCTCGTGGACAGAGCGTACGTACGGGCAAAGCAGATAATCACGACCCACATCGACATCCTCCACAAGCTCGCGCAGTTGCTGATGGAGAAGGAGACTGTGGATGGGGAGGAGTTCATGAGCCTCTTCATTGATGGAAAGGCTGAGCTGTTTGTGGCATGA
- the LOC121802518 gene encoding salutaridinol 7-O-acetyltransferase-like, translating into MPIPVVLYFSNASQIITNDDPDSSTPQITDHLTRSLSVILTRFYPLAGRATGEGEFIDCNDAGVPFSVARFRGSTLAELLATPRPDLLLPGGAVAMVQVNCFDCGGVAIGVVFWNKVVDATTVVAVLRAWGARCGLPQLHGAVCILRLHHVIKSKASDVADPTELVSALMWKCFMSASHANGKSTSFLTQTIDLRRRSPRNASATPGARGRHVAKMRESAAKIDGGYVDRMRGDGGLMGYYENLRRVWIEYSEEFDVLPISSLCGGGVYGVDFGWGKPAWFCKCDGGGEAEVWNRVWLNDTRNGDGIEAWVILEEEYMKVLNELRI; encoded by the exons ATGCCGATTCCCGTCGTCTTGTACTTCTCCAACGCATCGCAAATCATCACCAACGACGATCCGGATTCATCCACTCCTCAAATAACGGATCACCTGACCCGATCGCTGTCCGTCATTCTCACCCGCTTCTACCCTCTCGCCGGACGAGCCACCGGCGAGGGCGAATTCATCGACTGCAACGACGCCGGCGTCCCCTTCTCCGTCGCCAGATTCAGAGGCAGCACGCTGGCGGAGCTCCTCGCGACTCCCCGCCCCGATCTCCTGCTGCCGGGCGGCGCCGTCGCGATGGTGCAGGTGAATTGCTTCGACTGCGGCGGCGTCGCGATCGGGGTGGTGTTCTGGAACAAGGTGGTGGATGCGACGACGGTGGTGGCGGTGCTCCGGGCGTGGGGGGCACGATGCGGTTTGCCCCAACTACATGGCGCA GTATGTATTCTCCGCCTCCACCACGTCATCAAATCGAAAGCATCCGACGTGGCAGACCCCACCGAGCTCGTGTCAGCTCTCATGTGGAAATGCTTCATGTCCGCATCTCATGCAAACGGCAAATCCACCTCCTTCCTCACCCAGACCATCGACCTCCGCCGCCGTTCCCCCAGGAATGCTTCGGCAACTCCAGGCGCTCGCGGCCGCCACGTAGCCAAAATGAGGGAATCCGCCGCGAAGATCGACGGCGGCTACGTCGATCGGATGCGCGGTGACGGCGGGCTGATGGGATACTACGAGAATCTCCGGCGAGTTTGGATCGAATACTCGGAGGAATTCGACGTGTTGCCGATCTCTAGCCTTTGTGGTGGTGGGGTTTATGGGGTGGATTTCGGATGGGGAAAGCCGGCGTGGTTTTGTAAATGCGACGGCGGGGGCGAGGCGGAGGTTTGGAATAGGGTGTGGTTGAATGACACAAGAAACGGCGACGGGATAGAGGCGTGGGTGATTCTTGAAGAGGAGTATATGAAGGTGTTGAACGAGTTGAGGATTTGA
- the LOC121802119 gene encoding uncharacterized protein LOC121802119, with the protein MLFAVEGGGFFSSSASGYCKGLTLLLLGQKTEEKPMKVTPWNQYQLVDQGNDPDLQLASGKNHPVRGCASFVCFGCTAAGLESPSPLKVGPTQKKETFTPPTISESNEFTNLDGRIVVDDDDGSKGGVVSLKSSLKKAANFAVIASTDEDNGGGTHEKLDRENDDVSCQNGRRKIQWTDATGGELFEIREFEMSEDGSDNDFDHGNEKTCSCTIM; encoded by the exons ATGTTATTTGCCGTAGAAGGAGGAGGGTTTTTCTCTTCTTCAGCGTCTGGTTACTGTAAGGGCCTGACCCTTCTTCTATTGGGCCAGAAAACCGAAGAGAAACCCATGAAAGTGACGCCGTGGAATCAGTACCAGTTGGTGGACCAAGGGAACGATCCTGATCTCCAGCTGGCTTCTGGGAAGAACCACCCTGTCCGCGGGTGTGCCTCCTTTGTTTGTTTTGGTTGCACTGCTGCTGGACTCGAGAGCCCATCTCCGCTCAAAGTTGGAccaactcaaaagaaagaaacCTTTACACCACCAACTATTAGTGAGAGTAATGAGTTCACAAATTTAGATGGCCGTattgttgttgatgatgatgatggtagCAAGGGGGGTGTAGTTAGTCTTAAGAGCAGCTTGAAGAAAGCAGCCAACTTTGCTGTTATTGCTTCCactgatgaagacaatggtggtGGAACGCATGAAAAATTGGACAGAGAAAATGATGATGTTTCTTGTCAAAACGGGAGAAGAAAGATACAGTGGACAGATGCAACTGGGGGAGAGCTTTTTGAGATTCGGGAATTTGAGATGAG TGAAGATGGATCCGACAATGATTTCGATCATGGGAATGAAAAGACTTGTTCGTGCACGATTATGTAG